A window of the bacterium genome harbors these coding sequences:
- a CDS encoding ATP-grasp domain-containing protein: MKTEFRRIAIVNRGDAAMRFVQAVQEYNQEFHTQLRTLALFTEPDRHALFVREADEAFTLGPAIYVDAADGERKNSYLNHELLAQALRASAAEAVWVGWGFVAEQATFAELCQNLGLVFIGPGVTAMRNLGDKITAKKIAGELGIPVIPWQGAAAQTLAQAREHAEQLGYPVIIKSSAGGGGRGIRTAVRPEQLAAAYAGARSESLKVFGDPTVFVERLLTGVRHLEVQILADQHGTIWPLGVRDCSVQRRHQKILEEAPAPKLRRSHRDALADAAVRLCQSQGYVNCGNVEFLLDSRRGEFWFMEVNTRLQVEHAVTELTTGLDLVKLQIHVARGGKLEGKPPRPAGHAIEVRLNAEDPAQQFTPAPGTVEVFRLPSGPGVRVDTGLADGGVVPPEFDSMIGRIIAHGRDRSEALARLQRALLHTSVVITGGMSNKGFLTELLGRPEVERARVEVGWLDGLVRSNGHLSGRHAEVALVLAAIKAYLAEFEQEKSTFFASAHRGRPLVRLQNGVTVKLVYQGQSYSLHVLQLEPHRFRVQVQEHRLEILAERLDQFEWKLTIGGRSHRVFSLAEQPPFVIEVDGVPHRIGRDDEGLVKAPAPAVVVSVLVKEGDTIVAGERVAVLEAMKMEMTILAPAGGSVKQIFVRQNQQVNAGAALLSLELGDHNPVPATAGRAPLQFAALAAPVAPPGAAAERWQANLAAIKSLLLGFDGGADDIKRLLAERRALAASASAESPEWWQQEIATLTIVTDLLAVFRRAPLDESRSEGNGRSSAEEYLHAYLRNTKAGSEGLPPRFVNCLLAALAHHGVTSLADSPELDRGLFRLARSHQRLPEAQSLLASILERHLEHMPALQPLAGPAYRDLLDRLINETQGLFPEINDLAREVRYRYCDQPLLDESRHAIYHTVEAHLDYLQQQPQAADREQRIQEMVDCPQPLNQLLSRRIQTADFEMRGLILEVMNLRFYRIRELRDFRREVVAGRNLLRAWYEYEGTAIELISCHADYGRLADFLVSLTPLLAAIPANRDVVMDFYVWQSDFFTSRDEAADLLAEQLNRAPLPRRIRRAVFVVSGLEAPAPLGDVEIYTFRQSENGFQEERVYRGLHPMMGKRLQVWRLSNFAIERLPSVEDVYLFKGVAHDNPSDQRLFAFAEVRNMTVVARRSEASVHLPQLEWMLHETLAAMRRYQAALPVHQRLHWNRVLLYVWPVFELDPARLQRIIAKLAAIAEGQGIEKVVANVHVLDPETGRLRDVILDISNPAGGGVVTRFRTPSDQPIRTLSDYDKKVVQLRRRGMVYPYDLIRMLTPEKEGTHADYPAGEFVEYDLAASQALVPVSRPAGQNQANIVVGVLRNFTAEHPEGMARVALLGDPSKAMGALAEPECRRIIAGLDLAEQLGVPLEWYALSAGALISMSSGTENMDWIARVLRRIIAFTQAGGEINVVVTGINVGAQPYWNAEATMLMHTRGILIMTPQSAMVLTGKQALEYSGGVAAEDNEGIGGYERVMGPNGQAQYFAADVGEACRLLLRYYEHAYRAPGERFPRPALSNDPLERDVRLFPHGGEFEVVGDIFSSEKNPGRKKPFDIRKVMRATIDQDHPPLERWLGMRDAEIAVVWEAHLGGQPVCLLGFESRPLPRLGIAPADGPATWTGGTLFPQSSKKIARALNAASNNRPLVVLANLSGFDGSPESLRNWQLEYGAEIGRAVVNFQGPIVFCVISRYHGGAFVVFSNALNDNMEVVALEGSYASVIGGAPAAAVVFARDVDKRTRADRRLTELEQRSALAQGAEKVKLRNQWQEVYQSVYSEKLGEVAEEFDTIHSIERAQRVGSVNTIIPAARLRPYLIEAVRRGMQRSQAG, from the coding sequence ATGAAGACAGAATTTCGGCGCATTGCCATCGTCAATCGCGGCGACGCGGCCATGCGCTTCGTGCAGGCAGTGCAGGAATACAATCAGGAATTTCACACGCAACTGCGCACGCTGGCGCTGTTCACCGAGCCGGACCGGCATGCGTTGTTCGTGCGCGAGGCGGACGAAGCCTTTACCCTCGGCCCAGCGATTTACGTTGATGCGGCCGACGGCGAGCGTAAGAACAGTTACCTCAATCACGAGTTGCTGGCCCAGGCCTTACGCGCTTCCGCGGCGGAGGCGGTGTGGGTGGGCTGGGGCTTCGTGGCGGAGCAGGCCACATTCGCAGAGTTATGTCAAAATCTCGGGCTGGTCTTCATCGGGCCGGGCGTGACGGCCATGCGCAACCTGGGCGACAAGATCACCGCCAAGAAAATCGCCGGGGAACTGGGTATTCCGGTGATACCGTGGCAGGGCGCGGCGGCGCAGACGCTGGCCCAGGCGCGCGAGCACGCCGAGCAGCTCGGCTATCCCGTCATCATCAAATCTTCTGCCGGCGGTGGCGGCCGCGGCATTCGCACTGCCGTGCGGCCGGAGCAGCTCGCTGCCGCCTATGCCGGCGCGCGCTCGGAATCGCTCAAAGTCTTCGGCGACCCGACGGTTTTTGTCGAGCGCCTGCTTACCGGCGTGCGTCACCTCGAGGTGCAGATTCTCGCGGATCAGCACGGCACGATTTGGCCGTTGGGCGTGCGCGACTGCAGCGTGCAACGCCGCCATCAAAAAATTCTCGAAGAAGCGCCGGCGCCCAAGCTCCGGCGCAGCCACCGCGACGCTCTCGCTGACGCCGCCGTGCGGCTCTGTCAAAGCCAGGGCTATGTCAACTGCGGTAATGTCGAATTCCTGCTCGATTCCCGCCGCGGCGAGTTCTGGTTCATGGAAGTCAACACCCGGCTGCAGGTGGAACATGCCGTGACCGAGTTGACCACCGGTCTCGACCTGGTGAAGCTGCAAATTCACGTGGCGCGCGGCGGCAAGCTCGAGGGCAAACCGCCGCGACCGGCGGGCCATGCCATTGAAGTCCGCTTGAATGCCGAAGATCCGGCGCAACAATTCACGCCCGCGCCCGGCACCGTCGAAGTGTTCCGCCTGCCTTCCGGTCCGGGGGTGCGCGTCGATACCGGCCTGGCCGACGGCGGTGTGGTGCCGCCGGAGTTTGATTCGATGATCGGCCGCATCATTGCGCACGGCCGCGACCGCTCCGAGGCGCTGGCGCGCCTGCAACGCGCGCTGCTGCACACCTCGGTGGTGATCACCGGCGGCATGAGCAACAAGGGCTTTCTCACCGAATTGCTCGGCCGGCCGGAAGTGGAACGCGCGCGCGTGGAAGTCGGCTGGCTCGACGGCTTGGTCCGCAGCAACGGCCATCTCTCCGGCCGCCATGCGGAGGTGGCGCTCGTGCTTGCCGCGATCAAAGCCTACCTCGCGGAATTCGAACAGGAGAAATCGACCTTCTTCGCCTCCGCCCATCGCGGCCGGCCGCTGGTGCGGCTGCAGAACGGGGTCACGGTCAAACTGGTTTATCAGGGCCAGTCTTATTCGCTGCACGTGTTGCAGCTCGAGCCGCATCGGTTTCGCGTGCAGGTGCAGGAGCACCGGCTGGAAATCCTCGCCGAGCGCCTCGATCAGTTCGAATGGAAGCTGACGATCGGCGGCCGCAGCCATCGCGTGTTTTCGCTGGCGGAACAGCCGCCTTTTGTGATCGAAGTCGACGGCGTGCCGCATCGCATCGGCCGGGATGATGAAGGCTTGGTGAAAGCGCCGGCGCCGGCGGTGGTGGTGAGCGTGCTGGTGAAAGAGGGCGATACCATCGTTGCGGGCGAGCGTGTGGCCGTGCTCGAGGCGATGAAGATGGAGATGACGATTCTGGCGCCGGCCGGCGGCAGCGTGAAGCAAATCTTCGTGCGCCAGAATCAGCAGGTCAATGCCGGCGCGGCGTTGTTGTCGTTGGAACTGGGCGATCACAATCCGGTGCCGGCGACCGCCGGCCGGGCGCCGCTGCAATTTGCCGCGCTGGCCGCGCCCGTGGCGCCACCGGGTGCCGCAGCCGAGCGCTGGCAGGCCAACCTGGCGGCGATCAAGTCACTCCTGCTCGGGTTCGACGGCGGCGCCGATGACATCAAACGGCTGCTGGCCGAACGCAGGGCGCTTGCCGCCAGCGCAAGCGCGGAGTCTCCCGAGTGGTGGCAGCAGGAAATCGCAACGTTGACGATCGTGACGGATCTGCTCGCGGTGTTCCGTCGCGCGCCTTTAGATGAAAGCCGCAGCGAAGGCAACGGCCGCTCGAGCGCGGAAGAGTACTTGCACGCTTATTTGCGCAACACCAAAGCCGGCAGCGAAGGTTTGCCCCCGCGTTTCGTGAACTGCCTGCTGGCCGCGCTGGCGCATCACGGCGTTACCAGCCTGGCTGATTCGCCGGAGCTTGATCGCGGCCTGTTTCGGCTGGCGCGCTCACACCAGCGTTTGCCCGAGGCGCAGAGCCTGCTCGCCAGCATTCTCGAACGCCATCTCGAACACATGCCGGCCTTGCAGCCGCTCGCCGGACCGGCCTATCGCGATTTGCTCGATCGCCTGATCAACGAAACCCAGGGCCTCTTTCCCGAGATCAACGATCTCGCCCGCGAAGTGCGCTATCGCTATTGCGATCAGCCTTTGCTGGATGAAAGCCGCCATGCGATTTATCATACGGTCGAGGCCCATCTCGACTACCTGCAACAACAGCCGCAGGCCGCCGATCGCGAACAGCGCATTCAGGAAATGGTGGATTGCCCGCAGCCGCTCAACCAATTGCTCTCGCGCCGCATTCAAACCGCGGACTTCGAAATGCGCGGCCTCATTCTCGAAGTGATGAATCTGCGCTTCTATCGCATCCGCGAGCTGCGCGACTTCCGGCGCGAAGTGGTGGCCGGCCGCAACCTCTTGCGCGCCTGGTATGAGTATGAAGGCACCGCCATCGAGCTGATAAGCTGCCATGCCGACTATGGCCGGCTGGCGGACTTCCTGGTCAGCCTCACGCCCCTGCTCGCCGCCATTCCCGCCAACCGCGACGTGGTGATGGACTTCTACGTCTGGCAGTCGGATTTTTTCACCAGCCGCGATGAAGCGGCCGACCTGCTTGCCGAGCAACTCAACCGCGCGCCGCTGCCCCGCCGCATTCGCCGCGCCGTGTTCGTGGTCTCCGGCCTGGAAGCGCCCGCCCCGCTCGGCGACGTCGAAATCTACACCTTTCGCCAAAGCGAAAACGGCTTTCAAGAAGAGCGCGTCTATCGCGGCTTGCATCCGATGATGGGCAAGCGCCTGCAAGTCTGGCGGCTGAGCAATTTCGCCATCGAGCGGCTGCCCTCGGTCGAAGATGTTTATCTCTTCAAGGGCGTGGCGCACGACAATCCCAGCGACCAGCGGCTGTTTGCCTTTGCCGAAGTGCGCAACATGACCGTGGTCGCGCGCCGGAGCGAGGCCAGCGTGCATCTGCCGCAACTCGAATGGATGTTGCACGAAACCCTGGCAGCGATGCGGCGCTATCAAGCCGCGCTGCCGGTACACCAACGCCTGCACTGGAATCGCGTGCTGCTGTATGTCTGGCCCGTGTTCGAGCTCGATCCCGCGCGCCTGCAGCGCATCATCGCCAAGCTGGCGGCCATCGCCGAGGGCCAGGGCATCGAGAAAGTCGTGGCCAACGTGCACGTGCTCGATCCGGAAACCGGCAGGCTGCGCGACGTGATTCTGGACATCTCCAATCCCGCCGGCGGCGGCGTGGTGACGCGCTTCCGCACGCCCTCGGATCAGCCGATTCGCACGCTGTCGGATTATGACAAGAAAGTCGTGCAACTGCGGCGCCGCGGCATGGTCTATCCCTACGACCTCATTCGCATGCTCACTCCCGAAAAGGAAGGCACGCATGCCGACTATCCCGCCGGCGAGTTTGTGGAATATGATCTCGCTGCCTCGCAGGCGCTCGTGCCGGTGAGCCGGCCCGCCGGGCAAAACCAGGCCAACATCGTCGTGGGCGTGCTGCGCAATTTCACTGCCGAACATCCCGAAGGCATGGCGCGCGTCGCGCTGCTCGGTGATCCCAGCAAGGCCATGGGCGCGCTGGCGGAACCGGAATGCCGGCGCATCATCGCGGGGTTGGATTTGGCCGAACAGCTCGGCGTGCCGCTGGAATGGTACGCACTCTCCGCCGGCGCTTTGATCTCGATGAGCAGCGGCACTGAAAACATGGATTGGATCGCGCGCGTGCTGCGCCGCATCATCGCGTTCACGCAGGCGGGCGGCGAGATCAACGTCGTGGTCACCGGCATCAACGTCGGCGCGCAACCCTATTGGAACGCCGAGGCCACCATGCTCATGCACACGCGCGGCATTCTCATCATGACCCCACAAAGCGCCATGGTGCTCACCGGCAAGCAAGCGCTGGAATATTCCGGCGGCGTGGCCGCGGAAGACAACGAGGGCATCGGCGGCTACGAACGCGTGATGGGACCCAACGGCCAGGCGCAGTATTTTGCAGCGGACGTGGGCGAAGCCTGCCGGCTGCTGTTGCGCTACTACGAACACGCCTACCGCGCGCCGGGCGAGCGTTTTCCGCGGCCGGCGCTCAGCAATGATCCGCTCGAGCGCGACGTGCGCCTGTTTCCGCATGGCGGCGAGTTCGAAGTGGTGGGCGACATTTTTTCCAGCGAGAAGAATCCCGGCCGCAAGAAGCCTTTCGACATCCGCAAAGTCATGCGCGCCACGATTGATCAGGATCATCCGCCGCTCGAGCGCTGGCTGGGCATGCGCGATGCCGAGATTGCCGTGGTGTGGGAAGCGCATCTCGGCGGCCAGCCGGTGTGCCTGCTGGGCTTCGAATCGCGGCCGTTGCCGCGCCTGGGCATCGCGCCGGCGGATGGCCCGGCCACCTGGACCGGCGGCACGCTGTTTCCGCAATCCTCGAAGAAGATCGCGCGCGCCCTCAATGCCGCCAGCAACAATCGGCCGCTGGTCGTGCTGGCCAATCTCTCGGGCTTCGACGGCTCGCCGGAATCGCTGCGCAACTGGCAGTTGGAATACGGCGCGGAGATCGGCCGCGCGGTGGTGAATTTCCAGGGCCCGATCGTATTCTGCGTGATCTCGCGCTACCACGGCGGCGCATTTGTGGTGTTCTCCAATGCGCTCAACGACAACATGGAAGTGGTGGCGCTGGAAGGCTCATATGCTTCGGTGATCGGCGGCGCGCCCGCTGCGGCCGTGGTGTTCGCGCGCGACGTGGACAAACGCACGCGCGCCGACCGTCGCTTGACCGAATTGGAGCAGCGCAGCGCGCTGGCGCAGGGCGCGGAAAAGGTGAAGCTGCGCAACCAATGGCAGGAAGTGTATCAAAGCGTTTATTCCGAAAAACTCGGTGAAGTCGCGGAAGAGTTCGACACGATTCACAGCATCGAGCGCGCCCAGCGGGTCGGCTCGGTGAATACCATCATCCCCGCCGCCCGGCTGCGGCCGTATTTGATCGAAGCCGTGCGCCGCGGCATGCAGCGTTCCCAAGCCGGATGA